The following are encoded in a window of Stigmatella erecta genomic DNA:
- a CDS encoding diguanylate cyclase, whose translation MPYPLDDATATALIALHPWTVARSAQPVQLAVETLLEAERARQGQPDKTGAFAALALTQGPLLKEEFDLSTHAHHDGWRVGAVIADVQAMISVNARFGFPLGDAVLQATVSSLAAQFPGAQVVRIHADAFAALLTPSSQLTVHADQREATRARLAADVAQRLPADARPEELPRHTVTLLELTVDQPSHWQVLGPLLWAELERAHVLERLGRTRDTVQRRRIRLDGFVPAG comes from the coding sequence ATGCCCTACCCCCTCGACGATGCCACCGCCACCGCCCTCATCGCCCTTCACCCGTGGACCGTCGCCCGGAGCGCCCAGCCGGTCCAGCTCGCCGTGGAGACGCTGCTCGAGGCCGAGCGCGCCCGGCAGGGCCAGCCCGACAAGACGGGCGCCTTCGCGGCGCTCGCGCTCACCCAGGGCCCCCTCCTCAAGGAGGAGTTTGATCTATCCACCCACGCCCACCATGACGGCTGGCGCGTGGGCGCCGTCATCGCGGATGTCCAGGCGATGATCTCCGTCAACGCGCGCTTCGGCTTTCCGCTGGGGGATGCGGTGCTCCAGGCCACCGTCAGCTCCCTGGCCGCCCAGTTTCCCGGCGCCCAGGTGGTCCGCATCCACGCGGATGCCTTCGCCGCCCTGCTCACGCCCTCCTCCCAGCTCACGGTGCACGCGGATCAGCGCGAGGCCACCCGCGCACGCCTCGCCGCGGACGTGGCCCAGCGGCTGCCCGCGGACGCCCGCCCGGAAGAGCTCCCCCGCCACACGGTGACGCTGCTGGAGCTCACCGTGGATCAACCGTCGCACTGGCAGGTGCTGGGGCCGCTGCTGTGGGCCGAGCTGGAGCGCGCGCACGTGCTCGAACGGCTCGGCCGGACGCGCGACACCGTGCAGCGGCGGCGCATCCGGCTGGATGGCTTCGTCCCCGCGGGGTGA
- a CDS encoding M23 family metallopeptidase: MAKKSYTLMVVSDHNSPVKRFHIQRAFLIQLGVGVVLVTGMALGATAHYFQVAKDAAENRILREENLTLRGQLKSVRERIEHIGSTLDRVERFDQKLRAMTLLSDPQRNLAMGPTEPGTTSPTTDTQFTQLSHAEVPGVLLGKLDKLSAEATRQEQSLQELQAYFQDQKSLLASTPSVWPARGWVTSDFGQRLDPYTAERVTHAGLDIAAPHGKEIHAPSDGTVVFAGLEGGYGNVIVIDHGYGIKTRYGHLAKMLVKAGDKVKRGALIAAVGNTGRSTGPHLHYEVRVNGIPQNPRKFILED, from the coding sequence GTGGCGAAAAAGTCCTACACCCTCATGGTGGTCTCGGACCACAACTCCCCGGTCAAGCGCTTCCACATCCAGCGGGCCTTTCTGATCCAGCTGGGCGTGGGGGTGGTGCTGGTGACCGGCATGGCGTTGGGGGCGACGGCCCACTACTTCCAGGTGGCGAAGGACGCCGCGGAGAACCGCATCCTGCGCGAGGAGAACCTCACGCTGCGCGGCCAGCTCAAGTCGGTGCGCGAGCGCATCGAGCACATCGGCTCCACGCTGGACCGGGTGGAGCGCTTCGACCAGAAGCTGCGCGCCATGACGCTGCTGTCGGATCCGCAGCGCAACCTGGCCATGGGCCCCACGGAGCCGGGGACCACCTCGCCCACCACGGACACGCAGTTCACGCAGCTGTCCCACGCGGAAGTGCCCGGGGTGCTGCTGGGCAAGCTCGACAAGCTCTCGGCGGAGGCCACCCGGCAGGAGCAGAGCCTCCAGGAACTGCAGGCGTACTTCCAGGATCAGAAGTCGCTCCTGGCCTCCACGCCGTCCGTGTGGCCGGCGCGCGGGTGGGTGACGAGCGATTTCGGCCAGCGGCTGGATCCGTACACGGCCGAGCGGGTGACGCACGCGGGCCTGGACATCGCGGCCCCCCACGGCAAGGAGATCCACGCGCCGTCGGACGGCACGGTGGTGTTCGCGGGGCTCGAGGGCGGCTACGGCAACGTCATCGTCATCGACCACGGCTATGGCATCAAGACGCGCTACGGCCACCTGGCGAAGATGCTGGTGAAGGCCGGTGACAAGGTGAAGCGCGGGGCGCTCATCGCCGCGGTGGGCAACACGGGCCGCTCCACCGGACCGCACCTGCATTACGAGGTCCGCGTGAACGGCATCCCGCAGAACCCGCGCAAGTTCATCCTCGAGGATTAG